GAGAGATCACTCACCACCGTAGCGAGAACGGTAACGATACCGCTTCGAAGCTGACGGCCCACATCACCAATCTACGCTCGGAGGTGGATCAGCTACGCAGCAACTTAGCGGCGGCAGAGAAGGAAAGCCAGGAAAAGACACAACAGTTTGCGCAGGAAGAGAAGTGCATCCGGGACGAGAACAAGCGGCTGCAGCGTAAACTGCAGCTTGAAGTCGAACGCCGAGAAGCACTGTCCCGGCATCTGTCCGAATCGGAATCATCGCTAGAGTTCGAGGATGAGCGACTGTTCAATGAGAACGTTTCCGCTTTTGCCAGTCAGCGTCCAATCAGCCCCGGTGGGTTGACCCGTTGCATCGCTTGCGGGCAGTTTGTGAGCCGACGGGCGAGCGAACGGTTTATTAAGCCAGCGATACCTATCGGACTGAACACATCGGCACCGAACGTGCTTTCCTCACACGCCCCGTCCAGTGGCGTTGGCCAGCAACCGGGCTGCGTTGCTGGATCTGGACACCTGTTTCCACTgctcggtggcagtggtgctggtggcggtgccagTGTGACCTCGCTCAATAGCAGCATTGGCTCGAGCTCAAACAACACTAGCAGTAATATTTCATTCAATAGCGGTGGAGGTGGCATCGTTGGTCACGCACCAACGACGACCTCGTTCGTTCAACCGGCCAGCCCTATGGATACCTCTATGTGCAAGGATTAGAGCGGAAGAACTGAATTAGAATGGGCCTTTTGGGGCAGGATAAGGCTTCTCCCGGCGTCGATAGTACATCTGGCGCGGATAGTCTTCGAAATAATGTTTAAAACAAACACTCTGATTCCGCGTGCGCTCAGTACATACCCACCCGCTAGCACCTGCGAGACATTGCAAACCCACATTTCAATTGTATAGTTCGCGGAGCAGATGACTCTGCCTTTTCGATACATGCATCCTCACTCGCCTTTCGTTGTACTTCCCGATCCAAACGAACGTTATGCAATGCGATGCATAATGCATAATAATTCTGTGTCGGTTCGCTTTTTTCCTGATAATCACTGCCGATAACACTGATAAAtggggctctctctctatctctctctctattacATGGCATTGAACATCAAGCAGCAGGTTAGACGTTACAACACGAACACAAAATCTGGATAATTTTGCCTTAATATCTTGTTGGCGGTATTGTTCCATTTATTCACTACAGTGTTTGTAAGGAGCAAGCGAATAACGAATTTGAATTGTGAAACCTATTTCTAAGAGGAACCATTTAGAGCTAAGTCAGGAGTTGGTAAAGATGAAGGGCGAAAACATGGATCCATTATCCAGCGCATCGTACTTATTAAGGGtagaaatcgaaagcaacatGGAGctataaagagagagagagagcgacgggCCTCATAAAGGAtacaaaaattcaaatcaatcatTACGAAGCTCGTTTTCTtcggccaccaccgtggccagACAATGTACGTAAGGCACGCGCCGTATATTCCTTTTGCTTTGCGTTCGTTTTGTTAGTTTCAATCACCAACCATACAATGGTTTAATGCAAGATATGCGACATATATGAAGAACCCGCTGAAACCAGCTTAGTGGCAACAAGAGGGGATGGTTTTATCTGGAATAAATGCGAAACAACCTTCAAGTCAGTGGTGAAAAGTATCCAAGAATTATTCTCGTTTATCCGTTCCTTGCTCATACTAACTATTCGTATGGCGCGGAGTGAAGAGCAGCGAGTAAGGAAGGATCGGGAAAAGAACGAAGGCCCGGTTTGTTACTATTTCGCTATGTAATAATGAAGAGGAGGAATATTTAAACACAATACGCGTTCATCCAAGTTAAATAATTGCACATCCaaggaaaaggaaatagaAGAAATCGACCCAAACTAGCCAAGAGTAACAGCAAATAGTCATTATACGGCCAGCCAACATTAGCACATGCAACGCAGCGAAATCAGAATAGAATTCCGTTACCGGAAGCACGACTggaggaaacgaaaaagggaTCGAATGTGTGACGATACGAAGACACGAAGCACAAGAAAATTGCATCTTTCTCTCACTTCGAATGTTACTGCAGATGTTACTTTAGTGTTTAGTAGTATAGATAATCCAATGCATATTCAGCGAGCAGAACTAGAATCGTATCTAAATGTTAAATCACGGCTCAGTCACGAAAGAGAGATCCCATCCTGGAAACAGGAATGGCAGCGAGGAAGATCCACGATTGTCGCCTTGCGAGTTGATGATAACAGATAAATCTAAATAATTCGAAAAGAGTAATGCCGGTGGAACAAGTGTAAGGGCAACTAAGCTGGCTAATTGATCGTCTGCTGCATGCATTAATGGCATGATAAAGGAGCAAACTACTTCTGACTGTTAGAGTAACGTATGCGATACTATTTACAGTAGCGATGATGGTACGCGACCCGGTGGAAGAAATGGAGTTATATTTCCTATCGATTTCTCGAGCTGTGGAGCACCGGATGGAGAAACTgacccttttttctcttttggaATTTTGctcgtttatgttttattggaGTTGTCTAAATTTGTCGTCCCTCTTTTGCTCGATTGCCTTACCTTGACTATATACGAATATATAAAAGTAGTTTGTACTTGTATCGGATTGatttaaatgaaatcaaaactcGCTAAGCATCTAAACCTATCCACCATCTCTAGTATAGCAACGTATGAACCGTGGCCTCCGACAATACCCTCGTCCCCCAGGCTCCCTGGGCTCCTGTAACCGTTTGTTAACGTACCGCGTCCTACCGTGTTCTCGATCGTTCAGAATCCGTTCGTTACTCGCGAGACCACGGATGTACCGGAGATTGTGTTCGGCACCAAGTTTAGGCCATAAATGTGATTCtcttgtttaaaaaaatgacTACAGTTAGCGTTAAAATAGGTGAGTGCGAGAGCCAGTGCGCCAAATCGTCTGGTTTGGTTTATGCAAAAGACAAAATTGAGACGCCGTGCACAACTTGTTAAAACCATTGGATTTAGAGTACTGCTCCTAAAAGCCAGGCGGTAAATTGTATGTGATACATACAGAAGTTCCAACTCTGCATGAACGCTCGAGATCCCTTTAATCGATAGCAGCATGGACCCGAAAACGCGGACCTTTAATTTGCCTACATGATTTTTACAAGCAGAATACAACAGGGACTTTGGACTGTGGCAAATGGAGGCGTATTTTTGCTACGTGCATATTATTAGACTACAGCTTACTGTGTAATCCTTTTTATCATTGCTATTATTATGACCGGTTTTGCTATATTTTGTCAAGACGCAAGAAGATGGAAATATAAATAATGGTCAATAAAACCGTGGAATGTGtgcttttttgctttgcaATTTTCTGCTCTCCAAAATTGCTCTTGGATtcctagctgctgctgactttCTTTGGGAGATCTTTGGGGTTTTCTAATATCTTAAAGGTGGTAATTCTTCTGCAATACTTAAAATCCTATTTTCTAACTCTTGTTCCTTTTAATTGAATCCTTGAACTTGTtccttttaattattttagTAGATCTATCAATCGAGAGAAAGATCGAATTTGCGCCACGCGTGCAGATCTCCATTTTTCGTCATTTCCTTGGTACATTAAGGGGcccttttttgtaaaaatagtTGTACAACAAGgacttttttcattaaatttgaataaa
This sequence is a window from Anopheles darlingi chromosome 3, idAnoDarlMG_H_01, whole genome shotgun sequence. Protein-coding genes within it:
- the LOC125954823 gene encoding coiled-coil domain-containing protein 6 — translated: MDSPCESESSLDGGAMLPPSPVSREQLQKRIESLTQQNKVLKVELETYKIRVKVIQEENRALRQASVIIQAKAEQEEEYISNTLLKKIQALKKEKETLAHHYEREEECLTNDLSRKLDQLRQEKCKLEQTLEQEQECLVNKLMRKIEKLEAETSAKQNHLEQLRREMVELENTLEQEQEALVNKLWKRMDKLEAEKRSLQIKLDQPVSDPTSPKEITHHRSENGNDTASKLTAHITNLRSEVDQLRSNLAAAEKESQEKTQQFAQEEKCIRDENKRLQRKLQLEVERREALSRHLSESESSLEFEDERLFNENVSAFASQRPISPGGLTRCIACGQFVSRRASERFIKPAIPIGLNTSAPNVLSSHAPSSGVGQQPGCVAGSGHLFPLLGGSGAGGGASVTSLNSSIGSSSNNTSSNISFNSGGGGIVGHAPTTTSFVQPASPMDTSMCKD